A region from the Parabacteroides sp. FAFU027 genome encodes:
- a CDS encoding PstA family ABC transporter permease has translation MRFIEEKIFKVLMILATLLVFAFVGNILYTILERGLPALNWDMITKLPSGGFYIGGEGGLLNAIVGSLYIVGGSTLLGLLISIPVVFYLNVYLSRQSKLAYLARLSFDILFGIPSIVYGAFAFTIMIFLGLKTSLGGGILVITLLIIPIFIRSMDEVARQLPRDLLDASYSLGATRLETIKVVVRQIAPGIATATLLSIGRAIGDAAGVMFTAGFSDSIPTSLSQPAATLPLSVFFQLSSPSADVQDRAYAAALILTIIVLILSILGRIVTNKFSKHKV, from the coding sequence ATGCGCTTCATCGAAGAAAAAATATTCAAAGTCCTGATGATACTGGCTACCCTGTTGGTGTTTGCCTTTGTCGGGAACATCCTATATACCATCCTGGAGCGGGGACTGCCTGCGCTTAACTGGGACATGATTACCAAGCTGCCGAGCGGAGGATTCTACATCGGCGGTGAAGGCGGTCTGCTTAATGCGATTGTCGGTTCGCTGTACATCGTGGGAGGTTCTACCCTGCTGGGCTTGCTTATCAGTATTCCGGTCGTTTTTTACCTGAATGTATATCTCTCGCGACAATCGAAACTGGCCTATCTGGCACGATTGTCATTCGACATCCTGTTTGGCATTCCCTCCATCGTGTATGGTGCATTTGCCTTTACCATCATGATTTTCCTGGGATTGAAAACATCACTCGGAGGAGGTATTCTGGTCATCACACTGCTGATCATCCCCATCTTCATCCGCTCGATGGACGAGGTGGCACGACAGCTTCCGCGTGATTTGCTGGATGCCTCCTACTCGCTCGGCGCTACCCGACTCGAAACCATCAAAGTGGTGGTGCGACAGATTGCACCGGGCATTGCGACCGCAACATTATTATCCATCGGCCGAGCCATTGGTGATGCTGCTGGGGTGATGTTTACCGCCGGATTTTCGGATAGCATCCCCACATCGCTGAGCCAACCGGCCGCTACGCTGCCCCTGTCGGTATTCTTCCAGTTGAGCAGTCCGTCGGCCGATGTGCAGGACCGCGCCTACGCTGCGGCATTAATCCTGACCATCATCGTACTCATCCTGAGCATCCTCGGAAGAATCGTTACCAACAAGTTTTCCAAACACAAAGTATAA
- the pstC gene encoding phosphate ABC transporter permease subunit PstC produces MSSIAYNRILKEKIAGGTMLVITIASVLLVIAIAIGLYLKSAPIFETKSLWELLSSSEWKPGEAKFGFLPFILSTLWITLLAIVLALPIALLTAIFLTEHSKTYVKKWVFPALDILAGLPSVVYGVWGILLIVPWISEKLAPHFVEYATGYSTLAGGIVLGVMILPLLVSLFIEIFSSVPRELRDASLSLGATPWQTTKLIILRKSLPGIIAAVVLAVSRAFGETIAVLMVCGNLPQIPHSLFDSCYPLPALIANNYGEMLSVPLYESALMLAAFFLFIVVLLFNAGSRIVLHRIEKV; encoded by the coding sequence ATGTCATCAATTGCTTACAACAGAATTCTCAAAGAAAAAATAGCCGGAGGTACCATGCTGGTTATTACCATTGCCTCTGTGCTGCTGGTAATTGCCATCGCCATCGGACTATACCTGAAATCGGCACCCATCTTTGAAACCAAATCCCTCTGGGAATTACTCTCCTCATCAGAATGGAAACCAGGCGAAGCAAAATTCGGGTTCCTGCCCTTTATCCTCAGCACGCTCTGGATTACCCTACTGGCTATTGTTCTGGCTCTACCGATTGCCTTGCTGACAGCCATATTCCTGACCGAGCACTCCAAAACATACGTTAAGAAATGGGTATTTCCTGCCCTCGATATCCTGGCCGGACTTCCTTCGGTGGTGTATGGCGTGTGGGGAATCCTGCTCATCGTGCCCTGGATTTCGGAGAAACTGGCCCCTCATTTTGTGGAATATGCCACAGGCTACAGCACACTGGCTGGCGGTATCGTGTTGGGAGTTATGATCCTGCCGCTACTGGTTAGCCTGTTTATCGAGATATTTTCATCGGTTCCGCGTGAGTTGCGTGATGCTTCTCTTTCACTGGGCGCGACACCTTGGCAAACGACCAAACTGATCATCCTGCGCAAAAGCCTTCCGGGTATTATCGCCGCAGTGGTGCTGGCCGTTTCCCGCGCTTTCGGAGAAACTATCGCCGTGTTGATGGTGTGCGGAAACCTGCCCCAGATACCGCATTCGTTATTCGACTCATGCTACCCGCTACCTGCATTGATCGCTAATAATTACGGAGAAATGCTCTCTGTTCCGCTTTATGAATCAGCCCTGATGCTGGCGGCATTCTTCCTGTTTATCGTAGTGCTGCTGTTTAATGCAGGGTCACGGATTGTGTTACATCGAATTGAAAAGGTTTGA
- a CDS encoding phosphate ABC transporter ATP-binding protein, with amino-acid sequence MKSNDFGIPALNLEPVTERRSFLSLFKSKQEEPAFIPNHKIRNNVVGAELKVENLNVHIQKNHILKNVNLAIPDKKITCIIGPSGCGKSTLLKTFNRLIDNTENVTLDGSVLVDGENLYDKKAEVTHIRKKMGLLSQRPCPLPMSIYDNITYGLRIHGIRNKKQLNRTVEHYLKAVGLWDEVKNRLHAPAAKLSIGQQQRLCLARGLAVEPQFILADEATSALDPISSRHIEELFVKLKEEYAIILVTHTLRQALRIADHVIFMYLGEVIEEGPANEVFKNPKQELTRKYLEGAFS; translated from the coding sequence ATGAAGAGTAATGATTTTGGCATTCCTGCCCTCAACCTCGAACCGGTGACCGAACGCCGTTCTTTCCTCAGCCTGTTTAAATCAAAACAGGAAGAACCGGCTTTCATTCCCAATCATAAAATCCGCAACAACGTAGTTGGCGCCGAACTAAAGGTGGAAAACCTCAACGTTCACATTCAGAAAAATCATATTCTGAAAAATGTCAACCTGGCCATTCCCGACAAGAAGATTACCTGTATCATCGGCCCTTCGGGTTGCGGTAAATCGACTTTGCTAAAGACATTCAACCGCTTAATCGACAACACGGAGAATGTGACTCTCGATGGAAGCGTACTCGTCGATGGCGAAAACCTCTACGATAAAAAAGCGGAAGTAACCCACATCCGCAAAAAGATGGGATTGCTGTCACAGCGCCCCTGCCCGCTGCCGATGTCCATTTACGACAATATCACTTACGGACTGCGCATACACGGCATCCGCAACAAGAAGCAACTGAACCGCACGGTGGAGCATTACCTAAAAGCGGTTGGACTGTGGGACGAGGTAAAAAACCGTCTGCACGCTCCGGCTGCGAAGCTTTCCATCGGTCAGCAACAACGCCTCTGTCTGGCTCGTGGACTGGCTGTGGAACCTCAGTTTATCCTGGCTGACGAAGCCACTTCGGCTCTCGACCCCATTTCAAGCCGCCACATCGAAGAGCTTTTCGTGAAGCTGAAAGAAGAATATGCGATTATCCTGGTGACGCACACCCTGCGTCAGGCCCTGCGCATCGCCGACCATGTCATCTTCATGTATTTGGGTGAAGTAATCGAAGAAGGTCCGGCCAATGAGGTATTTAAAAATCCGAAGCAAGAACTGACCCGCAAGTATCTGGAAGGAGCATTTAGCTAA
- a CDS encoding DUF2061 domain-containing protein, with protein sequence MTSEKSYRSIIKAISWRTIGTFDTIIISFIIVGNIKFAFSIGAVELFTKMTLYYLHERAWNKIKFGKVETPPIEYQI encoded by the coding sequence ATGACATCAGAAAAATCATACCGCAGCATCATTAAGGCCATATCGTGGCGTACCATCGGTACATTCGATACGATCATCATCTCATTTATCATCGTGGGCAACATCAAGTTTGCCTTCTCCATCGGCGCCGTAGAGTTATTTACCAAAATGACGCTATACTATCTCCATGAACGGGCCTGGAATAAGATTAAATTCGGCAAAGTGGAAACTCCCCCCATTGAGTACCAGATTTAA
- a CDS encoding substrate-binding domain-containing protein, producing the protein MKTNKLLPLLLILALTVSATAQEKSDKTIYIKGAKFAYPLVEKWISEYKKENPKADIQIISKANASKEPNVTILARKPAENELEKDQQLTYVARYALLPVSNKKNPLLDEIKKNGISKKELKLLVFNGDPFDEDQPKSKIKSRINIYTRETQACTAVTLAKHFGFNPSDIKGKKVTGDDNYLISAVKKDSIGFTFNNFNSIFDLQTRKVKDDLAIVPLDLKTEVKEQIYSSNLDQAIALLEKSNVESIPVEKISFVVAKNDGVNPELTGFLSWILRKGQEYNHELGFLNLSGDDLVEQQNKLNEKLLTLK; encoded by the coding sequence ATGAAAACGAATAAATTACTTCCCCTGCTCCTTATTTTGGCACTTACCGTCAGCGCCACAGCTCAGGAAAAGAGCGACAAAACCATTTATATCAAAGGTGCTAAATTTGCTTATCCTTTAGTTGAGAAATGGATCTCCGAATACAAGAAAGAGAATCCGAAAGCTGACATTCAGATTATCAGCAAAGCAAACGCTTCGAAAGAACCTAACGTGACCATCCTCGCCCGAAAACCGGCAGAAAATGAGCTGGAGAAAGACCAACAGTTGACTTACGTGGCCCGTTATGCACTACTACCGGTTAGCAATAAGAAAAATCCGCTTCTGGACGAAATTAAGAAAAACGGCATCAGCAAAAAAGAGTTGAAGTTATTGGTTTTCAACGGTGATCCGTTCGACGAAGACCAGCCCAAATCAAAAATAAAAAGCCGCATCAACATTTATACCCGTGAAACGCAAGCATGTACTGCAGTCACGCTGGCTAAACATTTTGGATTCAACCCGTCCGATATCAAAGGGAAAAAAGTGACTGGTGATGACAATTACCTGATCAGCGCAGTGAAAAAGGACTCTATTGGATTTACGTTCAATAATTTCAACAGCATCTTCGACCTGCAAACCCGTAAAGTAAAAGATGATTTGGCAATTGTTCCGCTTGATCTGAAAACCGAAGTCAAAGAACAAATTTATTCCTCAAACCTGGATCAGGCGATTGCCCTGCTTGAAAAGAGTAATGTGGAATCCATTCCGGTCGAAAAGATTAGCTTTGTCGTTGCCAAGAATGATGGAGTTAACCCCGAGTTAACTGGATTTTTATCCTGGATATTAAGAAAAGGGCAAGAATACAACCACGAACTGGGATTCCTCAATCTCTCAGGCGATGATCTGGTAGAGCAACAAAACAAATTAAACGAAAAACTGCTAACCTTGAAATAG